Proteins encoded within one genomic window of Oryza brachyantha chromosome 7, ObraRS2, whole genome shotgun sequence:
- the LOC107304638 gene encoding uncharacterized protein LOC107304638: MANHRTCYWCRAMFDACKYSVARLDCGQGFCGNGFIVFAGNNTCLMLTCAHAVKKEESNGSTVVSNVSVSFCNGKTFNARVDYVDEHRDLALLRADNVDDASLSPLRFWEDGDVVTGTDVILLSFFTMNGMVLVEPGTFPGKILSEPVVFRKETGKVEEIRLDYISMNGTSGAPVLLPRVNKVVGVNDGAFGTTKTASTVRMIEEALRQWLQTEDETITISGMLEMIAGQ, translated from the exons ATGGCCAATCATAGGACATGTTACTGGTGCAGAGCCATGTTCGATGCTTGTAAATACTCTGTGGCACGCTTGGACTGTGGACAGGGGTTCTGTGGCAATGGCTTTATTGTGTTCGCCGGTAACAACACATGTCTCATGCTGACGTGTGCACATGCTGTGAAGAAGGAGGAGAGCAATGGTAGTACTGTTGTTTCCAATGTGAGCGTGAGCTTTTGTAATGGTAAAACGTTCAATGCTCGAGTCGATTATGTCGACGAACATAGAGATCTAGCGTTACTCAGAGCCGATAATGTTGATGATGCCTCTCTTAGTCCTTTGCGATTCTGGGAGGATGGAGATGTTGTTACGGGGACTGATGTTATTTTACTCTCCTTTTTCACAATGAATGGTATGGTTCTTGTAGAACCAGGAACATTTCCCGGCAAGATATT GTCTGAACCAGTTGTGTTTCGAAAAGAAACAGGTAAAGTTGAAGAAATTAGATTAGACTATATATCCATGAATGGCACATCAGGTGCACCTGTTCTCTTACCGAGAGTAAACAAGGTGGTGGGAGTGAACGATGGAGCTTTTGGTACAACCAAGACTGCTAGTACTGTTCGAATGATAGAGGAAGCTTTAAGACAGTGGCTTCAAACTGAAGAT GAAACCATAACAATCTCAGGCATGCTAGAGATGATCGCTGGACAATGA